One segment of Capnocytophaga sp. oral taxon 878 DNA contains the following:
- a CDS encoding helix-turn-helix domain-containing protein translates to MEVVVIEKSVFEQIQKDVQQLNNSLQVVMDTYKGIWQKEKWLDSQEVCLLLGISKRALQYYKDQKLLPFSCIHRKNYFKRSDVEQLLTSNLQTQ, encoded by the coding sequence ATGGAAGTAGTAGTTATAGAAAAATCTGTTTTTGAACAGATACAAAAAGACGTACAGCAACTCAACAATTCTCTGCAAGTGGTAATGGATACTTACAAAGGTATTTGGCAAAAAGAAAAGTGGTTGGACTCTCAGGAGGTTTGTCTGCTTTTGGGCATTAGCAAGCGTGCCTTGCAGTATTATAAAGACCAAAAACTCTTGCCTTTCTCGTGCATCCACCGCAAGAACTATTTTAAGCGTAGTGATGTAGAACAGCTTTTAACCTCTAACCTTCAAACCCAATGA
- a CDS encoding conjugal transfer protein TraO, with amino-acid sequence MLRIITCICLCFLGGSIAQAQRLLPKQKGISLSWVAPAEAFTSSFSDDFGVQLGYSINAKMGNYKHFALEYQRRLYPYKSLNIPVERYIGAGGYSFALVSDSSKTVALNLGAEALLGYEVVNHSKSLLPDGALLKNENHFLYGAQVGLQIETYLSDHFLVLCSGKVAALWGSSFELLRPCATVGLRYMF; translated from the coding sequence ATGCTAAGAATTATCACTTGTATTTGTCTGTGCTTTTTAGGAGGCTCCATTGCCCAAGCACAGCGATTGTTACCCAAGCAAAAAGGTATCTCGCTCTCTTGGGTTGCACCTGCAGAGGCTTTTACTTCCTCTTTTTCTGATGATTTTGGGGTGCAGTTAGGCTATAGTATCAATGCTAAAATGGGTAACTACAAGCATTTTGCTCTTGAATATCAAAGGCGATTGTACCCTTACAAGAGTCTGAATATACCCGTTGAGAGGTATATAGGTGCAGGAGGCTATAGCTTTGCCTTAGTCAGTGACAGCAGTAAAACGGTAGCTTTGAACTTAGGAGCAGAAGCTCTTTTGGGCTATGAGGTAGTCAATCACAGCAAAAGCCTCCTTCCTGATGGGGCTTTGCTAAAGAATGAAAACCATTTTCTCTATGGCGCACAGGTAGGTTTGCAGATAGAGACTTACCTAAGTGATCACTTTTTAGTGCTCTGCTCTGGCAAGGTAGCAGCTCTGTGGGGAAGTTCCTTTGAGCTACTGCGTCCCTGTGCTACTGTAGGACTGCGTTATATGTTTTAA
- the traJ gene encoding conjugative transposon protein TraJ: MENLHQILRTLYDEMMPLTAQMSAIAKGLAGLGALFYVAMRIWQALARAEPVDVYPLLRPFAIGLCVIFFPTLVLGTMNTVLSPVVTGTHSILEGQTLDLHKLQEQKDRLEREAQLRNPETAYLVSDEEFDKKIDELGWMPEDMAVMAGMYIERGMYDLKQSIRSWFRELLEMLFQAAALVIDTIRTFFLVVMSILGPIAFAISVWDGFQSTLLQWVTRYVSVYLWLPVSDLFSAILARIQSLILQRDIEQLSDPSFIPDTTNTAYIIFMVIGIIGYFTIPTVAGWIIQAGGMGNYGRNVNQATSNAGNIAGAGAGSLSGNITGRLMK; the protein is encoded by the coding sequence ATGGAAAATCTACACCAAATACTTCGTACTTTATACGATGAGATGATGCCCCTAACAGCTCAGATGTCTGCCATAGCCAAAGGCTTGGCAGGCTTAGGGGCACTGTTCTATGTGGCAATGCGTATATGGCAAGCCTTAGCCCGTGCCGAACCTGTGGATGTGTATCCCTTGCTCCGTCCCTTTGCCATAGGGCTGTGTGTGATATTTTTCCCTACTCTGGTGTTAGGAACAATGAATACAGTGTTAAGCCCTGTGGTAACAGGTACCCACAGTATCTTAGAAGGACAAACGCTCGATTTGCATAAACTACAAGAGCAAAAAGACCGATTAGAGCGAGAAGCACAATTGCGCAACCCCGAAACTGCCTATCTCGTCTCGGATGAAGAGTTTGACAAAAAGATTGATGAATTAGGTTGGATGCCCGAAGATATGGCTGTAATGGCAGGAATGTACATCGAAAGAGGGATGTATGACCTCAAGCAAAGCATCCGATCGTGGTTTCGTGAACTACTCGAAATGCTCTTTCAAGCAGCTGCTTTAGTGATTGACACCATACGCACTTTCTTTCTTGTGGTGATGTCTATCTTAGGACCTATAGCCTTTGCCATTTCGGTATGGGATGGATTTCAATCTACCTTACTACAATGGGTTACCCGCTATGTAAGTGTCTATCTATGGCTTCCTGTATCCGATTTGTTCAGTGCTATTTTAGCACGTATCCAATCCCTTATCTTACAACGAGACATCGAGCAACTCTCTGACCCAAGTTTTATTCCTGATACTACCAACACAGCCTACATTATCTTTATGGTCATTGGTATCATAGGCTATTTTACCATTCCCACCGTAGCAGGTTGGATCATACAAGCAGGAGGTATGGGTAATTATGGTAGAAATGTAAACCAAGCTACCTCCAATGCAGGTAATATAGCAGGTGCAGGAGCTGGCTCTCTTTCAGGTAATATTACAGGTAGGTTAATGAAGTAA
- a CDS encoding TraQ conjugal transfer family protein: MKKINQKIVIGLIAMLCVSLFTSCKKELDVQQNFPFEVKVLPVPKSIGKTDTVEIRCELHSPYQYDENRYFIRYFQYEGKGSLRTSPQGEVLLVNDVYPLASKGAFRLYYTSASEANQSLSVWISDSFGNEQKLDFEFNVKKE; the protein is encoded by the coding sequence ATGAAGAAAATAAATCAGAAAATTGTAATAGGACTCATTGCAATGCTATGTGTGAGCCTATTCACCTCTTGTAAAAAAGAGTTGGACGTACAACAAAACTTTCCTTTTGAGGTAAAGGTATTGCCTGTACCTAAAAGTATAGGTAAAACCGATACGGTAGAAATACGTTGTGAGTTGCACTCTCCTTACCAGTACGATGAGAACCGCTATTTTATTCGTTACTTTCAGTATGAGGGAAAAGGTAGTTTGCGTACCTCTCCACAAGGAGAAGTCTTACTTGTTAATGATGTTTATCCACTTGCCTCCAAAGGAGCGTTTAGGCTTTACTACACTTCTGCCTCAGAAGCTAATCAGTCTCTCTCCGTTTGGATAAGCGACTCCTTCGGCAATGAACAAAAACTTGATTTTGAGTTTAATGTAAAGAAAGAGTAA
- a CDS encoding PRTRC system protein B produces the protein MKYTDLTPEVGEVYRPTSALVFYEDSNRYNPQSYVEYLHLDSNGNPTSAQPLTLDQAQALAKTLTCEKEQAQVFLVPKGIIPRRVLHLSHKGEGQAVWYSKAQKKQLFFASSLAIESKEVSLPPLLWKATPKSLWIYALPKNQKPHLNTPLCYAPFFNVYENGNVCMGSVQVNERKASCLEDFITQWEDYFFNSYFSHQLGSYPITKIPLISLWQELTQSNKPFPYELLNPNHLTLQQIL, from the coding sequence ATGAAATACACAGACCTCACCCCAGAAGTAGGGGAAGTATATCGCCCTACATCAGCACTTGTTTTTTACGAAGACAGTAACCGCTACAACCCACAGAGTTATGTAGAGTACTTACACCTTGATAGCAATGGTAACCCTACAAGCGCACAACCGCTTACCCTCGACCAAGCGCAAGCACTTGCCAAAACGCTCACCTGCGAAAAAGAGCAAGCACAAGTCTTTTTAGTCCCCAAAGGTATTATTCCTCGCAGGGTGCTCCATCTATCCCATAAAGGTGAGGGGCAGGCTGTTTGGTACTCTAAAGCACAAAAAAAGCAGTTATTTTTTGCCTCCTCCCTTGCTATAGAAAGCAAAGAAGTAAGTTTACCTCCTCTGTTGTGGAAAGCTACCCCCAAGAGCCTTTGGATATATGCCCTGCCGAAAAACCAAAAACCACACCTTAATACCCCTCTGTGCTATGCGCCTTTTTTCAACGTCTATGAAAATGGCAATGTGTGTATGGGGTCAGTGCAGGTAAATGAGCGTAAAGCCTCTTGCTTAGAAGATTTTATCACCCAATGGGAAGATTATTTTTTCAATAGCTATTTTTCTCATCAATTAGGCTCATATCCTATAACCAAAATACCCTTAATAAGCCTTTGGCAGGAACTCACTCAGAGTAATAAGCCTTTTCCTTACGAACTGCTTAATCCCAATCACCTCACCTTACAACAAATCCTATAA
- the traN gene encoding conjugative transposon protein TraN has product MRKLHLLLSVTMLTITVQAQNEAKENTALSTEKKELLAQSGKVVPYPLQVAYDQTTHLIFPASIRYVDLGSENLVADKVKDAENVLRVKAAKTDFTDSTNLSVITQDGGFYSFEVSYHTTPQPLTIDFGRGMPQGNNVKSDILFSDTGWESPAVAQIIMSSIYHQKKNYIKHIGSENAGIQWLLKGIYVHNSKLYVDVQLSNRSNLPFEVDFITFKIIDKKTTKKSIVQEVPIEPLRVYQPISLLKAHKEARSVYMLDQLTLSDDKVLRVEIFEKNGSRYQSFLITNEEIIAARPIEQFNLKF; this is encoded by the coding sequence ATGCGTAAATTACACTTATTATTATCGGTAACAATGCTTACCATTACCGTGCAAGCCCAGAATGAGGCAAAGGAAAACACAGCCCTCAGTACTGAGAAAAAGGAACTTTTAGCTCAATCAGGAAAGGTAGTGCCTTATCCTTTGCAGGTGGCTTATGACCAAACAACCCATCTTATCTTTCCCGCTTCTATCCGCTATGTAGATTTGGGAAGCGAAAACTTAGTAGCCGACAAGGTGAAAGATGCCGAGAATGTACTAAGGGTAAAGGCAGCTAAAACAGACTTTACCGATAGCACCAACCTATCGGTTATCACTCAAGACGGAGGCTTTTATAGCTTTGAGGTGAGTTATCACACCACACCACAACCTCTTACCATTGATTTTGGTAGAGGAATGCCCCAAGGCAACAATGTGAAATCGGATATTCTCTTTTCTGACACAGGCTGGGAATCACCTGCGGTAGCACAGATTATTATGTCGTCTATCTACCATCAGAAGAAGAATTACATCAAGCATATAGGTTCGGAGAATGCAGGTATACAATGGCTACTAAAAGGTATCTATGTACACAATAGCAAACTCTATGTAGACGTGCAATTGTCCAATCGTTCTAACCTGCCTTTTGAAGTAGATTTTATCACTTTTAAAATCATTGATAAGAAGACCACCAAAAAGAGCATTGTACAAGAAGTGCCCATTGAGCCCTTGCGCGTATACCAACCTATATCCCTACTAAAGGCTCATAAAGAAGCCCGTTCGGTGTATATGTTAGACCAACTCACCCTTTCTGATGACAAGGTTTTGCGGGTAGAAATCTTTGAAAAAAACGGCTCTCGCTACCAATCGTTCCTTATCACCAACGAGGAGATTATAGCCGCTCGCCCTATTGAACAGTTTAACCTTAAATTTTAA
- a CDS encoding helix-turn-helix domain-containing protein has protein sequence MNLLTETHQELSSYLSQLENLKQQMDFILKNFRPVFDGEVFLSGKEVCELLHITKRTLQQYRDDGLFPYIQIGGKILFKQSDILKILEANYKK, from the coding sequence ATGAACTTACTCACAGAAACACACCAGGAACTAAGCTCTTACCTTAGTCAGCTTGAAAACCTTAAACAGCAAATGGACTTTATCCTTAAAAACTTCCGTCCTGTATTTGATGGCGAGGTATTTCTATCAGGAAAGGAGGTCTGTGAGCTGCTGCATATCACCAAAAGAACCCTACAGCAATACCGTGATGACGGGCTTTTTCCTTATATCCAAATTGGTGGTAAAATTCTCTTTAAACAAAGTGATATTCTAAAGATTTTGGAGGCTAACTATAAGAAATAG
- the traK gene encoding conjugative transposon protein TraK, translating to MEFKIFRNIENGFKQIRMYAIAFAVLCSGVSIFAVGYAYYFAEKQREKIYVLDNGKSLMLALSQDEKINRPVEAKEHVRRFHELFFNLAPDKKAIEDNTKRAFFMADKSAFNYYKDLAEKGYYNRIISGNILQRVVIDSVRCNFNSYPYQVETFAKQFITRASNITERSLITSCRLINSVRSDNNPQGFIIEQFNVIENKDLRTVER from the coding sequence ATGGAATTTAAAATCTTTAGAAACATCGAAAACGGATTCAAGCAAATCCGTATGTATGCCATAGCCTTTGCTGTGCTCTGCTCAGGTGTGAGTATCTTCGCTGTAGGCTATGCCTATTACTTTGCCGAGAAACAGCGCGAGAAAATCTATGTGTTAGACAATGGTAAATCACTAATGTTGGCACTCTCTCAAGATGAGAAAATCAATCGCCCTGTCGAAGCTAAAGAACACGTGCGCAGGTTTCACGAACTCTTCTTCAACTTAGCCCCCGATAAGAAAGCAATTGAAGACAATACCAAACGTGCCTTCTTTATGGCTGATAAATCTGCCTTTAACTACTATAAAGATTTGGCTGAAAAAGGCTATTACAACCGCATCATCTCTGGTAATATCCTCCAACGGGTAGTCATCGATAGCGTGCGCTGTAACTTTAATAGCTATCCTTATCAGGTGGAAACCTTTGCCAAGCAGTTCATCACTCGTGCCAGCAACATCACCGAAAGGAGTCTTATTACCTCCTGCAGGTTGATTAACTCCGTGCGTTCTGATAACAACCCTCAAGGATTTATCATCGAACAGTTCAATGTAATAGAAAACAAAGACCTTAGAACCGTAGAGAGATGA
- a CDS encoding DUF4141 domain-containing protein yields the protein MKKMLLTGLFAIAMLASPKLSAQWVVTDPTNFAQSIINTTQQIVQTSSTAKNMLNNFREVEKLYNQGKEYYDALKKVNNLVKDARKVQETVLLVGDISKMYVTNFKKMSQDPNFSSQELSAIANGYSKLLGESSKLLKDLQQIVNSSSLSMNDKERMDIIDKVHKEVKEYYNLVRYYTQKNISVSYLRAKKQNDAQKVLSLYGTELKYW from the coding sequence ATGAAAAAAATGTTATTAACGGGGCTTTTTGCTATAGCTATGCTGGCAAGCCCCAAACTAAGCGCACAATGGGTAGTAACTGACCCAACTAATTTTGCTCAGAGCATTATCAACACTACCCAGCAGATAGTGCAAACCTCCTCAACAGCTAAGAATATGCTCAACAACTTCCGAGAGGTGGAAAAGCTCTACAACCAAGGCAAGGAGTATTACGATGCTCTGAAAAAGGTAAATAACTTGGTAAAAGATGCTCGCAAAGTACAGGAAACGGTGCTACTGGTAGGCGACATCTCCAAGATGTATGTAACCAACTTCAAGAAGATGAGCCAAGACCCTAACTTCTCCTCTCAAGAGTTGTCGGCTATTGCCAATGGCTACTCCAAGCTCTTGGGCGAAAGTTCTAAGCTACTCAAAGACCTGCAACAAATTGTCAATAGTTCCTCACTCTCTATGAACGACAAAGAGCGTATGGACATTATCGACAAGGTGCACAAGGAAGTGAAAGAGTACTATAACTTAGTACGCTACTACACCCAGAAAAACATCTCGGTAAGCTATCTACGTGCTAAGAAGCAAAACGATGCGCAAAAGGTACTCTCACTCTATGGAACAGAACTCAAATACTGGTAA
- a CDS encoding PRTRC system ThiF family protein, translating to MKQTLNSSNTLNPFNTSVQTHKERVHFTDTALLNATNPIKVHLIGAGGTGSQVATALARINHALVALGHAGLSVTLWDNDLVSPANLGRQLFSACELGMYKSTALISRINRFFGTDWRAQTQLFSTETFSSEEETMRGSIYLSCVDSVKARFDIGEVLTHLERAHHYHNNPKYWLDFGNSTHSGQVILGTLQAIEQPHSDTFIPIDTLPTITQAFGELLTQSEHNDNIPSCSLAEALIKQDLFINATLSQMGSTLLWNLFREGLTSYRGFFLNLKDFRTQPLLV from the coding sequence ATGAAACAGACTCTAAACTCCTCAAACACCCTCAACCCTTTCAATACCTCTGTCCAAACACACAAAGAGCGGGTACATTTTACTGATACTGCTTTGCTCAATGCTACCAATCCTATTAAAGTACATCTGATAGGAGCAGGAGGCACAGGCTCACAAGTAGCCACTGCTTTAGCACGTATCAACCACGCTTTGGTTGCTTTAGGACACGCAGGGTTATCGGTAACCCTTTGGGATAATGACCTTGTAAGTCCTGCCAATCTCGGCAGACAACTCTTTTCAGCTTGTGAGTTAGGAATGTACAAATCCACTGCTCTAATAAGCCGTATCAATCGCTTTTTTGGTACAGATTGGAGAGCGCAAACACAGCTATTCAGCACTGAGACCTTTTCCTCTGAAGAAGAAACAATGAGAGGAAGCATTTACCTTTCGTGTGTAGATAGCGTAAAGGCACGCTTTGACATTGGGGAAGTACTCACTCATTTAGAACGAGCTCACCACTACCACAACAACCCTAAGTATTGGTTAGATTTTGGCAACAGCACCCATTCAGGACAAGTGATTTTAGGTACTTTACAAGCCATTGAGCAACCTCATAGTGATACCTTTATCCCTATAGACACCCTGCCTACTATTACCCAAGCCTTTGGAGAATTATTGACACAATCCGAGCATAATGACAATATCCCAAGTTGCTCCCTTGCCGAAGCCTTAATCAAGCAAGATTTGTTCATTAACGCCACTCTCTCACAAATGGGAAGCACCCTACTTTGGAACTTATTCAGAGAAGGACTCACTTCTTACAGAGGCTTTTTCCTCAACCTCAAAGATTTTCGTACACAACCCTTATTGGTTTAA
- a CDS encoding TraL conjugative transposon family protein, whose product MIAKIQREIHSLKKQTRSYCQGLSPSQRKRLVLLAFAVYSLLTLFILWHAYQEYHQGEAPAIQHIDNKAIVPTEGNTPKKDSLIFKQLNNGKEHTPSRAKR is encoded by the coding sequence ATGATAGCCAAAATTCAAAGAGAGATACATTCTCTAAAAAAGCAAACCCGAAGCTATTGTCAGGGACTTTCACCCTCACAAAGAAAACGCTTGGTACTCTTAGCTTTTGCAGTCTACTCGCTACTTACTCTTTTTATACTATGGCACGCTTACCAAGAGTACCACCAAGGCGAAGCCCCTGCCATACAGCATATTGACAACAAGGCTATTGTACCTACAGAGGGGAATACCCCAAAAAAGGATTCGTTAATTTTTAAACAACTTAATAATGGAAAAGAACACACCCCTTCCAGAGCAAAACGGTAA
- the traM gene encoding conjugative transposon protein TraM, with product MEKNTPLPEQNGNTPASDKANASSTPSFLVSEEEEKALQERNEEKALAKKQQLKKIVIYALMGIIFLACMYLLFGGGSEQEQTQVGINEAIPQATETLLPSDKEKAYEEALLEEKEADKKASLNALSDYWQEDEGEEYPEAIEEEEEPTPRYRKATPNAFERSAQSYRDIHQTLGSFYQDNSAYEEQQKLKEEIASLKSQLSNKQDPTSVDAQMALMEKSYEMASRYLPKGQQNPSMMGGAGSQEGEGNNSSEADNVEQSKNIAPVYTPEEKVVSRLPRKQSEKEALQEWVKEQQTSFFNGESFKPQGSILKNSIRACTHIEQLLGENSRVQLRLLEPIRVAGILIPKGELLTASAKVSGDRLLLTVKSLEYKGKVIPVSIAAYDIDGQQGLYLPASSDANAFREIAAGMSKSSGSSFTFSSSAKDQIVSELSKGVVQGGTSFLSKKIAQPSIRVKAGYQLLLISKK from the coding sequence ATGGAAAAGAACACACCCCTTCCAGAGCAAAACGGTAATACCCCTGCCTCTGATAAGGCTAACGCTTCTTCTACACCGAGTTTCTTGGTCAGTGAAGAAGAGGAAAAAGCCCTCCAAGAGCGCAATGAGGAAAAAGCCCTTGCTAAAAAACAACAACTCAAGAAAATTGTCATTTATGCCCTAATGGGGATAATCTTCCTCGCTTGTATGTATCTGCTTTTTGGTGGCGGAAGTGAGCAAGAGCAAACACAAGTAGGTATCAATGAGGCAATACCACAAGCTACCGAGACACTCTTGCCTTCTGATAAGGAAAAAGCTTACGAAGAAGCCCTCTTAGAAGAAAAAGAAGCTGATAAAAAAGCCTCTCTCAATGCGCTGTCGGACTATTGGCAAGAAGACGAAGGCGAGGAATATCCTGAAGCTATCGAAGAGGAAGAAGAACCCACTCCGCGTTATCGCAAGGCTACCCCTAATGCCTTTGAGCGTTCTGCTCAGTCTTATCGCGATATTCACCAGACTTTAGGCAGTTTCTACCAAGACAATAGTGCTTACGAGGAGCAACAAAAACTCAAAGAAGAGATAGCCTCACTCAAGTCTCAACTCTCCAACAAGCAAGATCCTACCTCTGTAGATGCCCAAATGGCATTGATGGAAAAGTCTTATGAAATGGCTTCAAGATATTTGCCTAAAGGACAACAAAACCCTTCAATGATGGGGGGGGCAGGCTCGCAAGAGGGCGAGGGAAACAATAGTAGCGAAGCTGACAATGTAGAACAGAGTAAAAACATCGCTCCTGTCTATACCCCAGAGGAAAAGGTAGTCAGTCGTTTGCCCCGCAAGCAGTCCGAGAAGGAGGCTCTGCAAGAATGGGTAAAGGAGCAACAGACCTCTTTTTTCAATGGCGAGAGCTTTAAGCCACAAGGTAGTATCCTAAAGAATAGCATTCGCGCTTGTACACATATCGAACAGCTATTAGGAGAAAACTCGAGGGTGCAGCTAAGACTTTTAGAGCCTATACGAGTAGCAGGCATACTCATTCCTAAAGGAGAACTGCTTACAGCCTCTGCTAAAGTGAGTGGTGATAGATTGTTACTCACTGTAAAATCCTTAGAATACAAGGGCAAAGTGATTCCTGTCTCTATAGCTGCCTACGACATCGATGGGCAACAAGGGTTATACCTGCCCGCTTCTTCCGATGCCAATGCCTTTAGAGAAATAGCAGCGGGAATGAGCAAAAGTTCAGGAAGTAGCTTTACCTTTAGCTCTTCAGCCAAAGACCAAATTGTCTCGGAGCTGAGCAAAGGGGTCGTACAAGGAGGTACCTCCTTTCTTTCTAAAAAGATCGCACAGCCTTCCATAAGGGTTAAAGCAGGTTATCAGCTCCTGCTCATCTCTAAGAAATAG